From one Candidatus Chromulinivorax destructor genomic stretch:
- a CDS encoding alanine/glycine:cation symporter family protein has protein sequence MIPITEIVDIIHISMTILLLFTGIFLSCLIKFPQLRNFKRFISIISSKQATESTKNTITPLQALLTAMSTSLGSGNIVSPPLAIAIGGPGALFWIFTYAFFAAVTKFAEVTFSIKYRKRAADRSIIGGPTTYLEHVHPFLAYWYGATALVLFAGWSSLQAKTLAETYGRLGVSEYITGAVTAVFVFYMLIGGAKRVGQFSEKLVPVMCATYLGVSLIILLQDIPLLGEMFMLIINNAFTPTAATGGFLGATALMGMRQGVFKAAYVTEAGLGTAAFPHSLADTEHATDQGILGMYSVAIDTLFCLISGFIVLVTGVWTSGVTSNTIIFDAFNIGLPTVGPAILIFTLTLFVLGTAIGNSFNGSKSFGFFTNNKYLKVYYAFVACMLMFGAIADTTTLWYMMEIILPCAALPNLIGIIYLSILHRKELRA, from the coding sequence ATGATACCTATAACTGAAATTGTAGATATTATTCACATATCAATGACCATCTTGCTACTTTTCACAGGAATTTTTTTATCTTGCTTAATTAAGTTTCCACAGCTTAGAAATTTCAAACGATTCATCAGCATTATTTCATCTAAACAAGCAACTGAATCAACAAAAAACACCATCACTCCATTACAAGCTTTACTGACAGCCATGTCAACAAGTCTTGGTTCAGGTAACATTGTAAGCCCTCCTTTAGCTATTGCGATTGGTGGTCCAGGGGCGCTTTTTTGGATATTTACCTACGCTTTTTTTGCAGCAGTAACAAAGTTTGCAGAAGTTACTTTTTCTATCAAATACCGCAAACGAGCTGCTGACAGATCAATCATCGGTGGACCAACAACTTATTTGGAGCATGTACACCCTTTCTTGGCATACTGGTACGGAGCAACAGCTCTTGTTCTTTTTGCTGGTTGGTCAAGTTTGCAAGCTAAAACACTTGCAGAAACCTATGGTCGTTTAGGGGTATCTGAATACATTACCGGAGCGGTAACTGCTGTTTTTGTTTTTTACATGCTTATTGGCGGCGCAAAGCGCGTTGGACAATTTTCTGAAAAACTTGTCCCTGTTATGTGTGCAACATACTTAGGTGTTTCATTAATTATATTGCTACAAGACATTCCATTACTTGGTGAAATGTTCATGCTCATTATCAACAATGCATTTACTCCAACTGCTGCAACTGGTGGATTTTTAGGAGCAACAGCTCTTATGGGTATGCGTCAAGGTGTGTTTAAAGCTGCCTACGTAACTGAAGCTGGTCTTGGTACAGCAGCATTTCCTCACTCACTTGCAGATACCGAACATGCAACTGATCAAGGTATTTTAGGAATGTATTCTGTTGCTATCGATACACTATTTTGTTTAATCTCTGGATTTATTGTTTTAGTAACAGGCGTATGGACATCAGGTGTTACGAGCAATACTATTATTTTTGATGCATTTAATATTGGCCTTCCAACCGTTGGTCCAGCAATTTTAATCTTTACATTAACCCTGTTTGTTCTTGGAACCGCTATAGGAAATAGCTTTAATGGAAGCAAAAGTTTTGGTTTTTTTACCAACAATAAATACTTAAAAGTATATTATGCTTTTGTTGCCTGCATGTTGATGTTTGGTGCGATTGCTGACACAACAACATTATGGTACATGATGGAAATTATTTTACCATGCGCAGCGCTTCCAAATCTTATTGGAATTATATATTTATCAATTCTTCATCGCAAAGAATTACGAGCATAA
- the ruvA gene encoding Holliday junction branch migration protein RuvA produces MIATISGIITSITEQCLVVEQSGIGYELSIAAAGSFNLEQQVTLQTYLHWNQEAGPSLYGFQSALEKTTFLLIISCSGIGPKIALTVLNQMDPAVFLQAILEENIKTLSSISGIGAKKAEQMIVALKHKVAKLLKDQPNLTESSKSLGAWKDLIDTLTSLSYSPAEIKSAMNFLKENSLDSATPLSQLLRKALAFLAKK; encoded by the coding sequence ATGATTGCAACCATATCTGGAATCATCACATCAATAACTGAACAATGTCTTGTTGTAGAACAATCTGGAATTGGATACGAACTAAGCATTGCCGCAGCAGGAAGCTTTAACCTTGAACAACAAGTAACCTTACAAACGTATCTTCATTGGAACCAAGAAGCAGGCCCTTCATTATATGGCTTTCAATCAGCATTAGAAAAAACAACTTTTTTACTTATTATTAGTTGTTCTGGCATCGGACCAAAAATAGCCCTTACGGTCTTAAATCAGATGGATCCTGCTGTCTTTTTACAAGCAATCTTAGAAGAAAATATTAAAACCTTAAGCTCAATTAGTGGCATTGGCGCTAAAAAAGCTGAACAAATGATCGTAGCTCTTAAGCATAAGGTTGCAAAATTACTCAAAGATCAGCCAAACTTAACTGAATCATCAAAATCACTTGGTGCATGGAAAGATCTTATCGATACACTTACATCGTTAAGTTATTCACCAGCAGAAATTAAATCTGCCATGAATTTTTTAAAAGAAAATAGCCTTGATAGCGCAACACCGTTAAGCCAACTTTTACGCAAAGCTCTCGCTTTTTTAGCCAAGAAATAG
- a CDS encoding DUF1653 domain-containing protein, with translation MKINKIFVTVFIFLMFSQPVLPMITACTPLKKLTQQSYAAMTVLRKKSCDMKAGDTYQHYKGGMYEIIAPVAHHSEDLSEMVVYKALYHAPGFGDNSVWVRPRAMFKESVVIDGKNVLRFKKVGSLSNNTPFVTNVVDAYAQAYGKTK, from the coding sequence ATGAAAATCAACAAAATATTTGTAACTGTTTTTATTTTTCTGATGTTCAGTCAACCTGTTTTGCCGATGATTACAGCATGTACTCCATTAAAAAAATTAACTCAGCAATCGTATGCGGCAATGACGGTACTAAGAAAAAAATCTTGCGATATGAAAGCAGGTGATACATATCAACATTATAAAGGCGGCATGTACGAAATTATTGCGCCCGTTGCTCATCATAGTGAAGATTTGTCTGAAATGGTAGTGTATAAAGCTTTATACCATGCACCTGGTTTTGGAGATAATAGTGTGTGGGTAAGGCCGCGTGCAATGTTTAAAGAATCGGTCGTAATTGATGGTAAAAACGTTCTACGTTTTAAAAAAGTTGGATCTTTATCAAACAATACACCTTTTGTGACGAATGTTGTCGATGCTTATGCTCAAGCTTATGGGAAAACTAAATAA
- a CDS encoding Jag N-terminal domain-containing protein: MKSVVVEASTVAKAIELAWQKAEKPEEFFIRILQEHSSGFLGFGAQKAKIVFFFKNAQKSDSLFPVILKQKEYANLFDNDKLKAPSQTNVIDNELNKNISLGQKKKQHPHHQQQAKQKQSQPAHQAPRPAHHDVKPQHQNQAVQVKNQQHVKPVLQTQTNRTQVKIELPVKPVVKQEQAPAKEQLIKKIQHLMFLFKLKLLNKLLKLCMLLR, encoded by the coding sequence ATGAAATCAGTTGTTGTAGAAGCATCTACAGTAGCAAAAGCTATTGAGTTAGCATGGCAAAAAGCAGAAAAACCAGAAGAATTTTTCATTAGAATTTTACAAGAACACAGTTCTGGATTTTTAGGTTTTGGTGCTCAAAAAGCAAAAATTGTATTTTTTTTCAAAAATGCACAAAAATCAGATTCACTTTTTCCTGTTATCTTAAAACAAAAAGAATATGCAAATTTATTTGATAACGATAAATTAAAAGCTCCATCACAAACTAATGTGATTGATAATGAGTTGAATAAAAATATTTCTTTAGGGCAAAAGAAAAAGCAGCATCCTCATCATCAGCAACAAGCAAAACAAAAACAAAGTCAACCAGCTCATCAAGCACCTCGTCCAGCTCACCATGATGTAAAACCTCAACATCAAAATCAAGCGGTGCAGGTTAAAAATCAACAACACGTAAAGCCAGTATTACAAACGCAAACAAATAGAACTCAAGTTAAAATAGAATTGCCAGTAAAGCCAGTTGTTAAGCAAGAGCAAGCTCCTGCAAAAGAACAGTTGATTAAAAAAATACAGCACCTCATGTTCCTGTTCAAGCTAAAGTTGCTCAACAAGCTCCTAAAGCTGTGCATGCTCCTCAGGTAG